A region of Ochrobactrum quorumnocens DNA encodes the following proteins:
- the hemA gene encoding 5-aminolevulinate synthase: protein MDYRRFFEEAIDQLHAEKRYRVFADLERIVGRFPRATWRNNGIAREITVWCSNDYLGMGHHPDVIQAMCDTANSTGSGAGGTRNISGNNHPLVELEAELADLHGKEAGLVFTSGFVSNEASISTIARLLPNCLILSDELNHASMIEGVRRSGAEKKIFRHNDVEHLEQLLKAADHSRAKLIVFESVYSMDGDIAPIEKIADLADKYNAMTYIDEVHAVGMYGVRGGGITERDGLAHRMDIIEGTLAKAFGALGGYITGSRAIIDAVRSYAPGFIFTTSLPPAVAASATAAIRHLKVSQVERDGQQRQSQRAKDVLLAAGFPVMPSETHIVPILVGDPELCKKASDRLLDVHGIYIQPINYPTVPRGTERLRITPSPLHDDLLIDGLKDALLEVWNTLGIPFAEPDAPKAANSDRVIPLMVSKAGG, encoded by the coding sequence ATGGACTATCGCCGGTTTTTTGAAGAAGCGATCGACCAGCTGCACGCCGAGAAGCGTTACCGCGTTTTTGCCGATCTTGAGCGCATTGTTGGACGTTTCCCCCGAGCTACCTGGCGCAACAATGGTATTGCACGTGAGATCACCGTCTGGTGCTCTAACGACTATCTGGGCATGGGGCACCATCCTGACGTCATCCAGGCGATGTGCGATACCGCCAACAGCACCGGCTCCGGCGCAGGCGGCACTCGCAATATTTCGGGCAACAATCACCCACTTGTAGAACTTGAAGCCGAACTTGCTGACCTGCATGGCAAGGAAGCTGGCCTCGTCTTCACGTCCGGTTTTGTGTCCAACGAAGCATCGATTTCGACCATTGCACGTTTGCTTCCAAACTGCCTGATCCTTTCTGACGAACTCAACCACGCTTCGATGATCGAAGGTGTGCGTCGTTCGGGTGCAGAAAAGAAGATTTTCCGTCACAATGACGTCGAGCACCTGGAACAACTTCTCAAGGCTGCGGACCATTCCCGCGCCAAGCTGATCGTGTTCGAATCTGTCTATTCGATGGATGGCGACATCGCGCCAATCGAGAAGATTGCCGATCTGGCCGACAAGTATAATGCCATGACCTATATCGATGAAGTTCATGCAGTTGGCATGTATGGCGTGCGCGGCGGTGGAATCACGGAACGCGACGGCCTTGCACACCGCATGGACATTATCGAAGGCACGCTTGCAAAAGCATTCGGCGCATTGGGCGGTTACATTACCGGTTCACGCGCTATCATCGACGCCGTTCGCTCCTATGCACCGGGCTTCATCTTCACAACTTCTCTGCCGCCGGCAGTAGCAGCTTCCGCGACCGCTGCGATCCGCCACCTGAAAGTCTCGCAAGTTGAGCGCGATGGTCAGCAGCGTCAGTCGCAGCGCGCCAAGGATGTTCTTTTGGCTGCCGGTTTTCCGGTCATGCCGTCTGAAACCCACATCGTACCAATTCTGGTTGGCGATCCGGAACTGTGCAAGAAAGCCAGCGACCGTCTGCTCGACGTGCATGGCATCTATATCCAGCCGATCAACTATCCAACTGTGCCACGCGGCACAGAGCGTCTTCGCATCACACCGTCGCCATTGCATGACGACCTGCTGATCGACGGCCTCAAAGATGCGTTGCTGGAAGTATGGAATACGCTCGGCATTCCATTTGCCGAACCGGATGCGCCGAAGGCTGCAAACTCCGACCGCGTTATTCCGCTGATGGTTTCAAAAGCAGGCGGCTGA
- a CDS encoding polysaccharide deacetylase family protein: MAVPVLLYHQIAPLPHKKIPFRGLWVHPDKFRSQMAWLKRLGYQGLSLRNAMPYIKGEKTGKVAVITFDDGFLNNYENALPVLAEFGFTATNYFVANQIGGSNIWDQSMGVPLTPCMSVTQMREWAALGHEVGAHTVDHVNLENTPEEEARRQIVQSKTMLEDILGSEVTNFAYPYGGNHQIHRDMCRDAGFETATTTVHARARASDDPFGMPRVYVRRRDLAPKFIFRLMTK; the protein is encoded by the coding sequence ATGGCGGTCCCTGTTCTTCTTTATCACCAGATTGCCCCTCTGCCGCACAAGAAGATCCCGTTTCGCGGACTTTGGGTTCATCCGGACAAGTTTCGCAGCCAGATGGCATGGCTGAAGCGGCTCGGCTATCAGGGCCTCTCGCTGCGAAATGCCATGCCCTATATCAAGGGCGAGAAAACAGGGAAGGTTGCAGTCATCACCTTTGATGACGGGTTTCTCAATAATTATGAGAATGCCCTGCCAGTCCTTGCGGAATTCGGCTTCACCGCAACGAATTACTTTGTCGCCAATCAGATTGGCGGCAGCAATATCTGGGATCAGTCCATGGGTGTTCCCTTAACACCCTGCATGTCTGTGACACAGATGCGCGAATGGGCCGCCTTGGGCCATGAAGTTGGCGCGCATACGGTCGACCATGTTAATCTGGAAAACACCCCGGAAGAGGAAGCTCGCCGACAGATCGTGCAGTCCAAGACCATGCTTGAAGACATATTGGGATCGGAAGTGACAAACTTCGCTTATCCCTATGGCGGGAACCACCAGATTCACCGCGACATGTGCCGCGACGCCGGTTTTGAAACTGCGACAACGACCGTTCATGCACGGGCGCGTGCAAGCGATGACCCCTTTGGCATGCCGCGCGTTTATGTCCGCCGCAGAGATTTGGCGCCAAAATTCATTTTCCGCCTGATGACGAAATAA
- a CDS encoding glycosyltransferase family 25 protein, protein MNIKAFIIHLARATDRKPQVEKLIHELPVKTEVIDAVDSHVLTGAEISRVYKRQLHAPRYPFELSKNEIACFLSHRKAWQAIVDQQLDAGFIIEDDIELTDVFNAAFHAAGNHFEPGGFVRFTFRDDREVGREVFRNNQVRIIIPNPIGLGMVAQLVSFDAAKKLLAITEQFDRPVDTTIQMRWVTDLQPLAVIPGGVKEISAQLGGTTIQHKKSFSDKLKREILRPIYRMRVRGFSSRSK, encoded by the coding sequence ATGAACATCAAGGCTTTCATCATTCATTTAGCGCGCGCGACTGATCGCAAGCCGCAAGTGGAAAAGCTCATTCACGAATTGCCGGTAAAAACGGAAGTAATCGACGCTGTGGATAGCCACGTCCTCACAGGCGCCGAGATAAGCCGCGTTTACAAGCGGCAACTTCATGCGCCCCGTTATCCGTTTGAGCTTAGCAAAAACGAAATTGCCTGCTTCTTGTCCCATCGCAAAGCATGGCAGGCGATCGTCGACCAGCAGCTCGACGCGGGCTTCATCATCGAAGACGATATTGAACTCACTGATGTTTTCAATGCTGCCTTCCACGCGGCCGGCAATCATTTCGAGCCGGGCGGCTTCGTACGTTTTACCTTCCGCGATGACCGTGAGGTTGGGCGCGAAGTTTTCCGTAACAATCAGGTGCGTATTATCATTCCAAACCCGATTGGGCTCGGTATGGTCGCACAGCTTGTAAGCTTCGATGCTGCAAAAAAGCTGCTTGCGATCACCGAACAGTTTGATCGCCCTGTCGACACAACAATCCAGATGCGATGGGTTACTGATTTGCAGCCGCTCGCAGTCATTCCCGGTGGCGTGAAAGAAATTTCTGCGCAGCTTGGCGGCACGACCATTCAGCACAAGAAATCCTTTTCCGATAAGCTTAAAAGGGAAATCCTCCGTCCCATCTACCGGATGCGCGTGCGCGGGTTCTCCTCAAGATCGAAGTGA
- a CDS encoding DUF1127 domain-containing protein, whose protein sequence is MNHLRTQFSRWMQYRENLRELSGCSDRELYDLGLSRTDIRRVAHEAAFA, encoded by the coding sequence ATGAACCACCTTCGTACCCAGTTTTCCCGTTGGATGCAGTATCGCGAAAACCTGCGCGAACTCAGCGGCTGCAGCGACCGCGAGCTTTATGATCTCGGCCTGTCACGCACAGATATCCGCCGCGTTGCACACGAGGCTGCTTTCGCCTGA
- a CDS encoding LysR family transcriptional regulator has protein sequence MNLRGFQAFVEVVRQGGFSAAARTINATQSTVSKTVRQLEDELEIILLDREATPPRLTSAGEIVYRRALAILTEKDDMLTELGELRGLKRGLLRLGLPPIGSSVLFAPVFATFTKLYPDIDIQLVEHGSRRLEELLLAGDIELAASLLSVESSFEWQAVRCEPVVALLPANHSFTDNDGIPLHDIASQPFILFESGFALNHIILDACHSQGLSPHIAMRSSQIDFIVELVAAGMGIGFLPQMIAEQRKHRDVRIHKIKDAELNWDMALIWRKGAFLSHAARAWLTLCKSENSSNKA, from the coding sequence ATGAACTTACGTGGCTTTCAGGCATTCGTGGAAGTGGTGCGGCAGGGCGGCTTTTCCGCTGCGGCCCGCACGATCAATGCCACGCAATCCACCGTCAGCAAGACGGTGCGTCAGCTCGAAGATGAACTTGAGATCATCTTGCTCGATCGCGAAGCCACCCCTCCCCGCCTGACAAGTGCAGGTGAAATCGTTTATCGACGTGCACTGGCCATACTGACAGAAAAAGACGACATGCTGACTGAGCTTGGCGAGTTGCGCGGGTTGAAGCGCGGTCTTTTGCGCCTCGGATTGCCACCCATCGGCTCCAGCGTTCTGTTCGCCCCAGTCTTTGCCACCTTTACCAAGCTCTATCCTGACATCGACATTCAGCTCGTCGAGCATGGCAGCAGGCGACTGGAAGAATTGCTGCTTGCAGGTGATATCGAGCTTGCCGCTTCGCTTCTGTCCGTCGAAAGCAGCTTCGAGTGGCAGGCCGTTCGTTGTGAGCCCGTGGTGGCCCTGCTTCCCGCCAACCACAGCTTCACCGACAATGACGGCATCCCTCTGCACGACATTGCCAGCCAGCCCTTCATTCTTTTCGAAAGCGGCTTTGCCCTCAATCACATCATTCTCGATGCATGTCATTCGCAAGGACTGTCCCCACACATTGCCATGCGTTCCAGCCAGATTGATTTTATCGTGGAGCTGGTTGCAGCAGGTATGGGTATCGGCTTTCTGCCACAGATGATCGCCGAACAGCGCAAGCATCGCGATGTCCGCATCCATAAAATCAAAGACGCAGAACTGAACTGGGACATGGCCCTGATCTGGCGAAAAGGCGCATTTTTATCCCATGCGGCACGGGCCTGGCTCACACTGTGCAAGAGCGAAAACAGCAGCAACAAGGCTTGA
- a CDS encoding CidA/LrgA family protein, with amino-acid sequence MNAHNLMIRFRYALHNSRLMQIATLVGFWLAGEAFVRLSGLPLPGGIVGMALVLALLLSGRVSLFSMKRGAEWFLAEMLLFFVPAVLAVLEHQELLGMLGVKIMAVILVGTLTVMTVTALTVDFCYRLSARYATK; translated from the coding sequence ATGAATGCCCATAACCTGATGATCCGCTTTCGCTATGCGCTGCACAACAGCCGCTTGATGCAGATTGCGACGCTGGTCGGCTTCTGGTTGGCGGGTGAAGCATTTGTTCGTTTAAGCGGTCTGCCGCTGCCGGGTGGCATTGTTGGTATGGCACTGGTTTTGGCCCTGCTTTTGAGTGGCCGTGTAAGCCTTTTCAGCATGAAGCGCGGTGCAGAATGGTTTCTGGCAGAGATGCTGCTGTTCTTTGTGCCTGCCGTTCTGGCAGTTCTGGAGCATCAGGAGTTGCTTGGTATGCTGGGCGTTAAGATTATGGCCGTCATTCTGGTTGGCACTCTGACCGTTATGACTGTGACTGCACTGACAGTAGACTTCTGCTACCGGCTGAGCGCACGCTATGCCACTAAGTAA
- a CDS encoding LrgB family protein, which produces MPLSNPYVATLFWSAATILLYLAAKRVYRRFPMWWLTPLAITPLLLMALLIGLNENYRGYFSATHWLVALLGPATVAFAIPIYQQRATIRRYWPVLLVGVVVGSSSAMFSAWGLAQLLGLNDAISLSLMPRSMSTPFAMTVSGDIGGTPDLTAIFVVLTGVFGAALGEVMLNWLPLRSALARGALFGMGAHGAGVAKAHQIGSEEGSIAGLVMVLVGLVNVLAAPFIAQLL; this is translated from the coding sequence ATGCCACTAAGTAATCCTTATGTGGCGACACTGTTCTGGTCTGCTGCCACAATCCTTCTCTATCTTGCTGCAAAGCGCGTTTATCGCCGCTTTCCCATGTGGTGGTTGACGCCGCTTGCCATTACGCCGCTGTTGCTTATGGCTCTTCTCATTGGTCTCAATGAAAACTATCGCGGCTATTTCAGTGCAACGCATTGGCTGGTCGCACTGCTTGGGCCTGCGACGGTGGCTTTCGCCATTCCGATCTATCAGCAGCGCGCAACCATTCGTCGCTATTGGCCGGTTTTGTTGGTTGGTGTTGTGGTCGGCAGTTCGTCCGCGATGTTTTCAGCCTGGGGTCTTGCGCAGCTTCTTGGTCTGAACGATGCAATAAGCCTCAGCCTTATGCCGCGCTCCATGAGTACGCCTTTCGCCATGACGGTTTCCGGTGATATTGGCGGTACACCCGATTTGACAGCCATTTTCGTGGTGCTGACCGGCGTATTTGGCGCGGCGCTCGGCGAAGTCATGCTCAACTGGCTGCCACTTCGTTCAGCTCTTGCGCGCGGCGCGCTGTTCGGTATGGGCGCACATGGCGCAGGTGTAGCCAAGGCGCATCAAATCGGCAGCGAGGAAGGCTCGATTGCCGGACTCGTCATGGTTCTGGTCGGATTGGTCAATGTTCTGGCTGCACCATTCATCGCCCAGCTTCTCTGA
- a CDS encoding VOC family protein, with protein MTSGIHHLTLITRKVQANVDFYAGFLGLRIVKQTGGFEDAEQLHLFYGDHSGTPGSLITFLVWEDGAKGRVGHGQVSEIALAIDRTSVGFWLERALRYHVQSEGPVQEFGEPVLRLRDPDGVIVKLVGSDLAANDAWVSGDIPAEHAVRRIRSATILSETPEQTIGFIERYFGFRAQAREGTIDRLVSDSGDVIDVRDASGFWPGIPGTGIADHVAFRAATTQDVTTLEKELSKLNSSEVNVHDRKYFTSLYVREPGGTLFEFATDTPGFTLDEPVETLGQVLFVPPGNEHQADAIRARMPQFGLPGEERVIYRDLPFVHRIHQPENPDGTTLILLHGTGGNENDLMPLARLVAPRATLLGVRGRSTEEGIQRWFRRFDLKRFDQEDIRSEAEAFEAFVQGAIAAYRIDPERTAFIGNSNGANMLAAFMRLHPHVIRKAVLLRAMDVLEEQPIADLSDAKILLLNGIGDPFGDASGKLAQALRTDGAELDIRSAKGGHGVTAEDVRMAGEWLQQKL; from the coding sequence ATGACCAGCGGTATCCATCACCTCACGCTGATTACGCGCAAGGTTCAGGCCAATGTCGATTTCTATGCTGGCTTTCTTGGCCTGCGCATTGTCAAACAGACAGGTGGATTTGAAGATGCGGAGCAGCTGCATCTGTTCTATGGCGATCATTCCGGCACGCCGGGCTCCCTGATCACTTTCCTTGTTTGGGAAGATGGCGCAAAGGGCCGAGTCGGGCATGGTCAAGTGAGCGAAATCGCTCTTGCTATTGACCGCACCTCGGTCGGCTTTTGGCTGGAGCGGGCACTACGCTATCACGTGCAGTCTGAAGGTCCTGTGCAGGAATTTGGCGAACCGGTACTGCGTCTGCGCGATCCTGATGGTGTTATCGTCAAGCTGGTCGGCAGCGATCTTGCAGCCAATGATGCATGGGTTTCAGGCGATATTCCTGCGGAACATGCGGTCCGCCGGATACGCTCGGCGACCATTTTGTCGGAGACACCAGAACAGACAATTGGCTTCATTGAACGCTATTTTGGTTTTCGCGCTCAGGCCAGGGAAGGCACAATCGATCGTCTGGTTTCCGATTCAGGCGATGTGATTGACGTGCGCGACGCAAGTGGCTTTTGGCCGGGTATTCCCGGAACGGGCATTGCCGACCACGTGGCATTTCGTGCGGCTACAACGCAGGATGTGACAACACTGGAAAAGGAGCTTTCAAAACTCAATTCCAGTGAAGTGAACGTGCATGATCGCAAATACTTCACGTCGCTCTATGTTCGCGAGCCGGGCGGAACCCTGTTTGAATTTGCCACCGATACTCCCGGGTTCACGTTGGATGAACCGGTGGAAACGCTGGGTCAGGTTCTGTTCGTACCGCCGGGCAACGAGCATCAGGCGGATGCGATCCGAGCTCGCATGCCGCAATTTGGCTTGCCGGGTGAGGAGCGGGTGATCTATCGCGACTTGCCTTTTGTGCACCGTATCCACCAGCCGGAAAATCCAGATGGGACTACGCTTATTCTGTTGCACGGCACAGGCGGTAATGAAAACGACCTCATGCCGCTTGCTCGTCTGGTTGCACCACGTGCAACGCTTCTCGGCGTTCGCGGACGCAGCACGGAAGAGGGTATTCAGCGCTGGTTTCGCCGTTTCGACCTGAAACGGTTCGATCAGGAGGACATTAGGTCTGAGGCAGAGGCTTTCGAGGCTTTCGTTCAAGGTGCAATTGCGGCTTACCGTATCGACCCCGAGCGGACTGCGTTCATTGGCAACTCCAATGGCGCCAATATGCTCGCGGCCTTCATGCGGCTGCATCCGCATGTCATACGCAAAGCCGTGTTGCTGCGTGCTATGGACGTTTTGGAAGAGCAGCCGATTGCTGATCTTTCGGATGCCAAGATACTGTTGCTCAATGGAATAGGCGATCCGTTTGGCGATGCGTCGGGCAAACTCGCACAGGCATTGCGAACCGATGGAGCTGAACTCGATATCCGTTCCGCTAAAGGTGGCCATGGTGTGACTGCTGAAGATGTCCGTATGGCAGGTGAGTGGCTACAGCAAAAGCTGTGA
- a CDS encoding ring-cleaving dioxygenase, with amino-acid sequence MTSDLTPQLTGLHHLTAITADAPGNRRFYTDTLGLRLVKKTVNQDDTSAYHLFYADGLASPGTDITFFDWPVQRERRGTHSVSRTGLRVNGVESLDWWRNHLKEKGIETGDIFEIAGRAVLDFEDPEGQRLRLTDDGGIGAAHSWEKSPVPAERQIRGLGPITLSVPDLAPTKIVLEKVMNMREAGDYASPDGEGHVHVFEMGSGGAGAELHIAVQPNLSPAGQGAGAVHHVAFRTPDQETMQEWVDRLRALRIPSSGEVERYYFRSLYFREPNGVLFEIATDGPGFAVDEPLESLGESLSLPPFLEGKRQAIEKGLKPLD; translated from the coding sequence ATGACTTCAGACCTTACCCCGCAACTCACAGGGTTGCATCATTTGACAGCAATCACCGCAGACGCACCCGGCAACAGGCGCTTCTATACCGACACGCTCGGCCTTCGCCTCGTCAAGAAGACCGTCAATCAGGACGACACCAGTGCCTACCATCTGTTTTACGCTGATGGGCTGGCCTCGCCCGGCACCGATATCACCTTCTTCGACTGGCCAGTGCAGCGAGAACGGCGCGGCACGCATAGCGTTTCCCGCACCGGATTGCGTGTAAATGGCGTTGAAAGCCTCGACTGGTGGCGCAACCACCTCAAGGAGAAAGGCATCGAAACTGGTGATATATTCGAGATTGCTGGTCGCGCAGTGCTTGATTTCGAGGACCCTGAGGGTCAGCGCCTGCGTTTGACCGATGATGGAGGCATCGGTGCGGCACATAGCTGGGAGAAAAGTCCTGTTCCTGCCGAGCGGCAGATACGTGGCCTTGGCCCCATTACGCTGAGCGTTCCTGATTTGGCACCGACAAAAATCGTGCTGGAAAAGGTAATGAACATGCGTGAAGCCGGTGACTATGCTTCGCCCGATGGCGAAGGACATGTCCACGTGTTTGAAATGGGATCAGGCGGTGCCGGCGCAGAACTCCATATCGCTGTGCAGCCGAACCTGTCACCGGCTGGTCAGGGCGCAGGTGCCGTGCATCACGTTGCGTTCCGCACACCGGATCAGGAAACCATGCAGGAATGGGTGGATCGTCTGCGCGCACTGCGCATTCCATCCAGCGGCGAGGTCGAGCGTTATTACTTCCGCTCGCTCTACTTCCGCGAACCCAATGGTGTGTTGTTTGAGATTGCAACAGATGGTCCCGGCTTTGCAGTCGATGAACCTCTCGAAAGCCTTGGAGAAAGCCTGTCACTGCCACCCTTTCTGGAAGGAAAAAGGCAGGCGATTGAAAAGGGCCTGAAGCCACTGGATTAA
- a CDS encoding alpha/beta hydrolase, which translates to MRSIFRRTAPALLVCLTLIAGCASRPDGVLIPVAESVPGASKVDLLVATTRAPSGNPGTLFSGERDQEISLTEIMVSIPPEKNRKVGEVQWPKKLPANPLKDFTTVEVKAISTESGARQWLNHSLPKSRRVMVFVHGFNNTYEDSVYRFAQIVHDSGADVAPVIFTWPSRGSVFDYNYDKESTNYSRDALEMTLRKIAEDPRVKDITVMAHSMGSWLTVEALRQMAIRDKRVNPKITDVILASPDLDVDVFNQQFRAMGKDHPRFTLFTSRDDRALRASRFISGNVDRLGQIDPSVEPYRSQLEKAGITVIDLTQLKAGDSLNHGKFASSPEVVQLIGQRLVTGQTITDSDIGLGERLGAVALGTAQGVGSAASLVVSAPIAVFDPNTRRTYNEQIDRFGRTVGNTVSGTVGN; encoded by the coding sequence TTGCGGAGCATTTTTCGTCGTACTGCCCCGGCATTACTTGTCTGCCTGACCCTAATCGCGGGCTGCGCCAGCCGTCCTGACGGTGTTCTTATTCCCGTTGCGGAAAGCGTTCCCGGTGCCTCCAAGGTTGATCTTCTGGTGGCGACAACCCGTGCGCCTTCCGGTAATCCCGGAACGCTGTTTTCCGGCGAACGTGATCAGGAAATTAGCCTGACAGAGATCATGGTCTCCATCCCGCCGGAAAAGAACCGCAAGGTTGGTGAAGTTCAGTGGCCCAAAAAGCTCCCGGCAAATCCGCTGAAGGATTTCACGACCGTTGAAGTTAAAGCGATCAGCACAGAATCCGGCGCCCGCCAATGGCTCAATCACAGCCTGCCGAAATCCCGCCGGGTCATGGTCTTCGTCCATGGCTTCAATAATACCTATGAGGATTCGGTGTATCGTTTTGCGCAGATTGTGCATGATTCTGGAGCCGATGTCGCACCGGTGATCTTTACCTGGCCATCGCGCGGTAGTGTGTTCGATTATAATTACGACAAGGAAAGCACGAATTATTCGCGGGACGCGCTGGAAATGACCTTGCGCAAGATCGCCGAAGACCCGCGTGTAAAAGACATCACCGTCATGGCCCATTCCATGGGCAGCTGGCTGACGGTTGAAGCACTGCGCCAGATGGCGATCCGCGATAAGCGCGTTAATCCGAAGATTACCGACGTCATTCTCGCGTCGCCCGATCTGGATGTGGATGTATTCAATCAGCAGTTCCGCGCCATGGGCAAAGATCATCCGCGTTTCACATTGTTTACTTCACGCGATGATCGCGCGCTCCGGGCATCCCGCTTTATCTCCGGCAATGTTGATCGACTGGGGCAAATCGATCCTTCGGTTGAGCCCTACCGTTCGCAGCTTGAAAAAGCGGGAATCACGGTGATTGATCTCACGCAGCTCAAAGCGGGTGACAGCCTCAACCACGGCAAGTTCGCTTCAAGTCCTGAAGTTGTTCAGCTGATCGGTCAACGTCTCGTAACAGGGCAGACTATTACCGATTCGGATATTGGGCTGGGCGAGCGGCTGGGTGCTGTTGCACTTGGCACTGCGCAGGGCGTGGGCAGTGCTGCTTCGCTCGTCGTCAGCGCGCCGATCGCAGTCTTCGACCCGAATACTCGTCGAACCTATAATGAGCAGATCGATAGGTTTGGCAGAACAGTTGGCAACACGGTGAGTGGCACGGTCGGCAACTGA
- the panC gene encoding pantoate--beta-alanine ligase, translating to MQIIHTIEDLRQALGVARKSGKSIGLVPTMGYLHKGHLELVRRSRGENDATVVSIFVNPLQFGANEDLDKYPRDLERDANLLRDANVDFLFAPAVSDMYPRPMQTVVDVPTLGKQMEGEARPGHFAGVATVVSKLFNIVGSDAAYFGEKDFQQLVIIRRMVEDMAIPVRVVGVETVREDDGLACSSRNVYLTAEQRAAAIIVPKALDEAERLYRSGIDDPETFEAAIRAFIEAEPLAVPEVVALRDPETLERLTSVQGRPVLVALFVRLGSTRLLDNRVIAHLAQEKAA from the coding sequence ATGCAGATCATCCATACGATTGAAGATTTGCGGCAGGCGCTTGGCGTGGCGCGCAAGAGCGGTAAATCCATCGGCCTCGTGCCAACGATGGGCTATCTTCACAAAGGGCATCTCGAACTTGTTCGCCGCTCGCGCGGAGAAAACGACGCGACGGTCGTGTCGATTTTCGTCAATCCGCTGCAGTTCGGTGCCAATGAAGATCTCGATAAATATCCGCGTGATCTTGAACGCGATGCGAATCTGCTCCGCGATGCAAATGTGGATTTTCTCTTTGCGCCTGCCGTTTCCGACATGTATCCGCGCCCGATGCAGACCGTGGTCGATGTGCCAACACTTGGCAAACAGATGGAAGGCGAGGCGCGTCCGGGACACTTTGCTGGTGTTGCTACCGTGGTCAGCAAGCTTTTTAATATTGTAGGTTCCGATGCCGCCTATTTTGGCGAAAAAGATTTCCAGCAGCTCGTTATCATCCGTCGCATGGTCGAGGATATGGCTATTCCCGTGCGCGTGGTTGGTGTTGAAACCGTGCGTGAAGATGATGGGCTCGCCTGTTCATCACGCAACGTCTATCTGACAGCAGAACAGCGTGCCGCTGCGATTATTGTGCCAAAAGCACTCGATGAAGCGGAGCGACTTTATCGCTCTGGTATTGATGATCCGGAAACATTTGAGGCTGCAATCCGTGCGTTCATTGAAGCGGAACCGCTGGCTGTTCCTGAAGTGGTGGCATTACGCGATCCTGAAACACTTGAGCGTCTGACCTCGGTGCAGGGAAGGCCAGTACTTGTGGCGCTGTTTGTACGGCTGGGCTCCACACGCCTTCTTGATAACCGGGTGATTGCGCATTTGGCGCAGGAAAAGGCCGCCTGA
- the panB gene encoding 3-methyl-2-oxobutanoate hydroxymethyltransferase, translating to MSATVKKKRLSPKAIEAMKGERPIVSLTAYTTPIARLLDPHCDLLLVGDSLGMVLYGMDSTLGVTLDMMIAHGQAVMRGVEHACVIVDMPFGSYQESKEQAFRNAARIMQETGCDGVKLEGGEEMAETVEFLVKRGIPVFGHVGLMPQQVNTVGGFRSLGRDDEEANQIRRDAEVIADAGAFALVIEGTFEPLAREITATLTVPTIGIGASSACDGQILVSDDMLGLFQDFTPRFVKRFAELAPQVSDAAKAYAEEVRARSFPGPEHVFGAKK from the coding sequence ATGAGCGCGACCGTTAAAAAGAAACGTCTTTCGCCCAAAGCCATAGAGGCGATGAAGGGCGAGCGCCCGATTGTCAGCCTCACAGCCTACACGACGCCAATCGCGCGCCTGCTCGATCCACATTGCGATCTGCTGCTGGTGGGTGACTCGCTCGGCATGGTGCTTTACGGGATGGATTCGACCCTCGGCGTTACGCTCGACATGATGATTGCGCATGGACAGGCAGTCATGCGTGGCGTTGAGCATGCGTGCGTTATCGTTGATATGCCGTTCGGTTCTTATCAGGAATCGAAGGAACAGGCTTTCCGCAACGCAGCGCGCATCATGCAGGAAACTGGCTGCGACGGCGTGAAGCTTGAGGGTGGCGAGGAGATGGCGGAGACGGTGGAGTTTCTCGTCAAGCGCGGCATTCCGGTCTTTGGCCATGTTGGGCTGATGCCACAACAGGTCAATACGGTCGGCGGTTTTCGCTCGCTGGGGCGCGATGATGAAGAAGCCAATCAGATTCGCCGCGATGCAGAGGTAATTGCAGATGCGGGTGCTTTTGCGCTGGTGATCGAAGGTACTTTCGAGCCATTGGCTCGCGAGATCACCGCGACGCTGACAGTTCCCACAATTGGGATTGGTGCGTCATCCGCTTGTGATGGCCAGATTCTCGTTTCTGACGATATGCTCGGACTGTTTCAGGATTTCACGCCGCGTTTTGTGAAACGCTTTGCTGAACTTGCACCGCAGGTTTCAGACGCCGCAAAAGCCTACGCGGAAGAAGTGCGCGCCCGGTCTTTCCCGGGGCCCGAACACGTGTTCGGTGCCAAAAAGTAA